From one Humulus lupulus chromosome 8, drHumLupu1.1, whole genome shotgun sequence genomic stretch:
- the LOC133797259 gene encoding uncharacterized protein LOC133797259 isoform X2 gives MDQNSNVKEAEGLRNGVEMVRSGSDKHLDGLRPSSRYYSMFKVADAADRDKGKYTLIRDIEDLQSGLYDKPLPCFGCGVGWFSFLFGFVFPLMWFYGTFLYFGNHYRKDPRERAGLAASAIAALACSIVLLIIVLMQLF, from the exons ATGGATCAAA ATTCAAATGTTAAGGAGGCGGAGGGATTGAGGAATGGGGTTGAGATGGTGAGATCAGGCTCTGATAAGCATCTGGACGGCTTAAGACCCTCATCTCGATATTATTCAATGTTTAAAG TAGCAGATGCTGCAGACCGGGACAAGGGCAAATATACTCTGATCAGAGACATAGAGGACTTACAGAGCGGGCTATATGATAAACCCCTCCCTTGCTTTGGCTGTGGAGTTGGATGGTTTTC TTTTCTTTTTGGCTTTGTGTTCCCGCTCATGTGGTTCTACGGCACATTCCTGTATTTTGGCAATCACTACCGGAAGGATCCTCGGGAGCGAGCTGGACTAGCAGCCTCTGCCATTGCT GCACTAGCTTGCTCTATTGTGCTGTTGATTATTGTGCTCATGCAGCTATTCTAG
- the LOC133797259 gene encoding uncharacterized protein LOC133797259 isoform X1, whose amino-acid sequence MDQNSNVKEAEGLRNGVEMVRSGSDKHLDGLRPSSRYYSMFKGQAVADAADRDKGKYTLIRDIEDLQSGLYDKPLPCFGCGVGWFSFLFGFVFPLMWFYGTFLYFGNHYRKDPRERAGLAASAIAALACSIVLLIIVLMQLF is encoded by the exons ATGGATCAAA ATTCAAATGTTAAGGAGGCGGAGGGATTGAGGAATGGGGTTGAGATGGTGAGATCAGGCTCTGATAAGCATCTGGACGGCTTAAGACCCTCATCTCGATATTATTCAATGTTTAAAG GGCAAGCAGTAGCAGATGCTGCAGACCGGGACAAGGGCAAATATACTCTGATCAGAGACATAGAGGACTTACAGAGCGGGCTATATGATAAACCCCTCCCTTGCTTTGGCTGTGGAGTTGGATGGTTTTC TTTTCTTTTTGGCTTTGTGTTCCCGCTCATGTGGTTCTACGGCACATTCCTGTATTTTGGCAATCACTACCGGAAGGATCCTCGGGAGCGAGCTGGACTAGCAGCCTCTGCCATTGCT GCACTAGCTTGCTCTATTGTGCTGTTGATTATTGTGCTCATGCAGCTATTCTAG
- the LOC133797258 gene encoding UBP1-associated proteins 1C produces MVWFQCEDCGDNLKKPKLPSHFRICCATKLSCIDCGKVFGQESVLGHTQCMTEMEKYGPKGGQGQGKGANGAAAKPNKDGKQQPDFDITVGLSEWPPWFCSLCNTNATSKQTLLLHAEGKKHKARARAFHAAQQKLKKTEESAPETKPSSENPQKGELLDKKDVEEPQVPDINFKASNGSLPSNKKRKSDKTDDDNMKKKNKDDVVALGNGEVIQCGNIEAGKTGSNIKQDEVQESCPASEETLNKIKWKKIITSALKSSPDGVIKMKKLRKTVLKALQESGITVDEDQFKKTIEHKINSSSRFTVDNKDVRLVAKD; encoded by the exons ATGGTGTGGTTTCAATGTGAGGATTGTGGAGACAACCTTAAGAAACCTAAATTACCCAGTCATTTCAGGATTTGCTGTGCTACCAAg TTGTCTTGTATTGATTGCGGAAAGGTATTCGGGCAGGAAAGTGTTCTAGGCCATACGCAATGCATGACCGAGATG GAAAAGTATGGCCCTAAGGGCGGCCAAGGACAAGGGAAAGGAGCGAATGGTGCGGCTGCCAAGCCGAATAAGGATGGAAAACAGCAACCGGATTTTGATATAACTGTTGGCTTATCCGAATGGCCTCCATGGTTTTGTAG TCTTTGCAATACCAATGCTACTAGTAAGCAGACTCTGCTTCTCCATGCAGAAGGAAAGAAGCACAAAGCCAGAGCCCGAGCTTTCCATGCTGCACAGCAGAAACTGAAGAAGACAGAAGAATCTGCTCCAGAAACAAAGCCATCATCGGAAAACCCTCAAAAGGGTGAGTTGCTCGACAAGAAAGATGTGGAAGAGCCTCAAGTGCCAGATATCAATTTCAAAGCAAGCAATGGAAGTTTACCATCAAATAAGAAGAGAAAATCTGATAAAACTGATGATgataatatgaagaaaaaaaacaaggaCGATGTGGTTGCTTTAGGCAATGGGGAAGTGATTCAGTGTGGAAATATAGAAGCAGGGAAAACAGGAAGTAACATTAAGCAAGATGAGGTGCAAGAATCTTGCCCTGCTAGTGAAGAAACCTTGAACAAGATTAAGTGGAAGAAAATAATTACATCAGCTTTAAAATCA AGTCCTGACGGGGttataaaaatgaagaaattgaGAAAAACTGTTCTCAAGGCTCTTCAGGAATCTGGCATAACAGTAGATGAAGATCAATTCAAAAAGACGATTGAACACAAG ATCAATTCAAGCTCTAGATTTACTGTTGACAACAAGGATGTCCGGCTGGTAGCAAAAGATTAG